A stretch of DNA from Nitrosopumilus zosterae:
GGATGATTTTATGATAATTGCCAGAACTGAAGCATTAATAGCTGAAAAAGGGATGGATGAAGCTCTGAAAAGGGCAAATGCATATGAAAACGCTGGAGCAGATGCAATATTAATTCATTCAAAAGAAAATACACCAGAAGAGATTTTTGAATTTTCTAAAAAATGGAATAGTGAAATTCCATTAGTTGTAGTTCCTACGTCATATCCATCTGTAAAACTAGAGGAATTGATTACTCATAAAATAAAAATGGTAATATATGCAAACCAATCATTACGTGCAGCACATAACGTAATGTCAAAAGTATTAAAAGATATTATTCAGAAAGAAAGTATAGATAAAATAAACATCGAATTATCAAGTATGGAAGAGATTTTTAAACTTCAAGAAATGTATAAGATAAATGATCAAGAAAAAATTATTGAAAGTAATTTAAAAAAAATGGGTTATATTAATTGAAAGAAAAAACACAGAGAGATATTTTTAAAATATTAATGAAGAAAGGTATTGAAAATTTTATTGGTGTTCCAGATTCAACAATAAAATATTTTATTGATGAAGGGTTAAAGGAAAAAAAGATTTTGATTACAACGAGAGAAGAAGAGGCAATAGGTATTGCATCAGGAATGAGTCTAGCTGAAAGTGCATCGTTAGTATTTATGCAAAATGCAGGTTTTGCAAATTCACTTAGTACAATTACTTCACTTATTCAACTTTATGAAATTCCAATGATATTATTAATTGGCTGGAGAGGATTTTTGAAAAATGATGCTCCAGAACATGAAAAAATTGGAAGAATACAACAAAAGTTGATCAAAACGATGGAAATAGA
This window harbors:
- a CDS encoding thiamine pyrophosphate-binding protein; amino-acid sequence: MKEKTQRDIFKILMKKGIENFIGVPDSTIKYFIDEGLKEKKILITTREEEAIGIASGMSLAESASLVFMQNAGFANSLSTITSLIQLYEIPMILLIGWRGFLKNDAPEHEKIGRIQQKLIKTMEIESKIIDDKNYRDVCDWAIIKLKKGELVGLIIKRDFLD
- a CDS encoding isocitrate lyase/phosphoenolpyruvate mutase family protein; protein product: MTNCKILKRMVQSKPIVKIGGAFDALSAKLVETSGFDAIWAGSFAISATHALPDASILTMTDFLRSAENMVDACNIPVIADCDTGFGGPPNVSHAVKKYEKAGIAGISIEDKIFPKQNSLLKNSRHELLPEKDFVAKIIAARESKKEDDFMIIARTEALIAEKGMDEALKRANAYENAGADAILIHSKENTPEEIFEFSKKWNSEIPLVVVPTSYPSVKLEELITHKIKMVIYANQSLRAAHNVMSKVLKDIIQKESIDKINIELSSMEEIFKLQEMYKINDQEKIIESNLKKMGYIN